One segment of Rutidosis leptorrhynchoides isolate AG116_Rl617_1_P2 unplaced genomic scaffold, CSIRO_AGI_Rlap_v1 contig413, whole genome shotgun sequence DNA contains the following:
- the LOC139883530 gene encoding serine/threonine-protein phosphatase 7 long form homolog, translated as MGEATITLQDVDVLLGLRVDGDPVTGPDGIPQDPSEFCQRLFGFIPKIKKSKVSLISLHDHINTFNQSIPATQFQALQRVRCFVAYLLAGSLFCDKRSTHVDMFLLTNIEDVHVCGSALLAQTYRELSTATQFEARDIDACGLLIHTWAWERIARVRPEFRRGHVAPIVGLPLAARWSRYLKKTQVANHSLVAIRDQLSWLGPDDFDWTLYDERYNTLPDRCRAGHDIWGSVTYLHYYHIVEPHQANMVMRQFGLVQSIPSDPLLDRETQRRLQALRRSWKSRNWAEKHAAYLDHWNMQAQYVVHGMPVGLVTVDNDYFDWYNRRTVHFVEDPGRRHRTTGYLGHTSVARSMLGTLSRIFRRGGHQNDVYSNWTAEQITDTCLATGTQISDPTIGSSEGYTQMNPSQGHDLPHARERAARRRGH; from the exons ATGGGAGAGGCCACCATTACGTTACAGGACGTGGATGTCCTGTTAGGTCTACGTGTGGATGGTGATCCGGTCACAGGACCAGATGGGATACCCCAGGATCCATCAGAATTCTGTCAGAGGTTGTTCGGCTTCATTCCGAAGATAAAGAAGTCGAAAGTTTCCCTTATTAGCCTACATGACCATATTAACACATTTAACCAGTCTATCCCGGCTACACAGTTTCAGGCATTACAGAGGGTCCGATGCTTCGTCGCCTATTTGCTCGCCGGCTCCTTGTTCTGTGATAAGAGAAGCACACATGTAGATATGTTCTTATTAACTAATATTGAGGATGTACATGTATGTGGCAGCGCCCTTCTCGCCCAAACGTACCGCGAGTTGTCTACTGCTACACAATTTGAGGCTAGAGATATTGATGCATGTGGGCTCCTCATCCATACATGGGCTTGGGAGAGGATCGCTAGGGTGAGGCCGGAATTTCGTCGTGGTCATGTAGCGCCAATTGTTGGTCTTCCATTGGCCGCGAG GTGGAGTAGGTATCTAAAAAAAACACAGGTGGCTAACCACAGCCTTGTGGCAATCAGGGATCAACTGTCTTGGTTGGGCCCTGACGAT TTCGATTGGACGCTCTACGACGAAAGGTATAACACACTTCCAGACAGGTGTCGTGCAGGACATGATATCTGGGGGTCTGTGACCTATCTCCATTACTATCATATCGTCGAGCCACACCAAGCAAATATGGTAATGCGGCAGTTCGGATTGGTGCAATCTATTCCCTCAGACCCTCTTCTTGATCGAGAAACTCAACGTCGTCTACAAGCATTGAGGAGGTCATGGAAGAGTAGGAATTGGGCTGAAAAGCACGCCGCATACCTTGACCACTGGAACATGCAGGCACAGTACGTCGTCCACGGTATGCCTGTTGGGTTGGTCACGGTGGACAACGACTATTTCGATTGGTACAACAGGCGGACCGTCCACTTTGTCGAAGACCCCGGTCGTAGGCATCGTACGACCGGTTACCTTGGTCACACTTCTGTTGCACGGTCCATG TTGGGTACGCTTAGCAGAATATTTAGAAGGGGCGGCCACCAGAATGATGTATATTCCAACTGGACCGCGGAACAGATAACGGATACTTGTCTTGCTACGGGTACACAGATCTCTGATCCGACAATTGGATCGAGTGAAGGATACACACAGATGAACCCGTCGCAAGGACACGACTTGCCTCATGCTAGGGAGCGCGCGGCCCGCCGTAGAGGGCATTGA